A region of the Bryobacteraceae bacterium genome:
TCTCCTGCGGATCCTGCGTCTTGCCAAGGATCAGCATCAGCCGGATGCGTGCCTTGGCGGCGTTGAGCGTTCCGGCGAAGAGCACGCCCCGCTGCCGCAGGTCATGGCCGCTGCCTTCATAGCCGTAGATATCCAGCACCCGCCCGTGGGCGCAGCGGGTGGCGATGACCACCGGGATGCCCGCGTCGATGGCGCGCTGGATGGCGGGCACCGCCTGCGGCGTTACGTTGCCGCGTCCGGTTCCTTCGACGACGATGCCGCGGGCGCCGCTCTCGCGGGCGAAGTCCATGAAGCGGCCGTCTGCGCCGGCGCACATCGTCACCAGGTCGACGCGCGGCTCCAGCCGCGGCGCGTCGATTACGACGCGATCCACCAGCCGTCGGCCGAAGATCACGCGGTCGACGTCGACCAGGCCCAGCGGGCCGAAAACCGGACTCTGGAACGTCTCCAGTTGCTGGGTGTCCGTCTTGGTGGCTTCGCTTGCCGGATGGATCATCTGGTTGAGCACCACGAAAACGCCCTGCCCTCGCGCCTGCGGACTCAGCACGGTCCGAATGGCGGCTGAAAGATTGGCCGGCCCGTCAAAACCCGGCTCGCTCACCGTGCGCATCGCCCCGACCACGGCCACCGGTTTTTCAGAAGTGTGCCG
Encoded here:
- the ansA gene encoding L-asparaginase, with amino-acid sequence MPRVLVLFTGGTIGMRYDPVVGAAVPALGARELLEHDPALLRLAELEVLEYGRYPGPHMTLERMWEVSEILRRELQREEIVGAVVTHGTDTLEETAYLLDLRHTSEKPVAVVGAMRTVSEPGFDGPANLSAAIRTVLSPQARGQGVFVVLNQMIHPASEATKTDTQQLETFQSPVFGPLGLVDVDRVIFGRRLVDRVVIDAPRLEPRVDLVTMCAGADGRFMDFARESGARGIVVEGTGRGNVTPQAVPAIQRAIDAGIPVVIATRCAHGRVLDIYGYEGSGHDLRQRGVLFAGTLNAAKARIRLMLILGKTQDPQEIRCLMECGAY